The stretch of DNA CTATATAAACTGCTACTAACACCTCCTTTCATCTCAAATCAGTAAGTATAACACTATTTATTTCTCTagtattttcattgttttagtATTAGTATTACTTCAGGTGTAAGGATAATGATGGCGTGAGGACTTGATAATGTATGATAGTGCGAGGACTTGGTTATGCTATTATactttaaatactatttataagaGCGAGTATAAGAATTAGGAATTCTTGAACATTCTTAATACCAAGTTGAAGATTCTACTACTATCCTGCGATAGCAATGTTCCCCCGCCATAATAAAGCATATGACGATGTTTCCATTTATTATCACATGATGGCGCTGTTGCTGCTAGCATTTTCAAGAAAAACGGCgatatttattcatataattctttttaaatttgttcTATTCACAATGCGAATGgtgataatattaaaatcgTAACATGAGTGATgataacattaaaaattctTGAACACTCGTTGAAGATTCTACTACTATCCTGCAATAGCAATGTTCCCCCACCACTCATAATAAAGCAAATGGCGATGTTTCCATTTATTATCATATGATGATGCTGTTACTGCTAGCATTTTCAAGAAAAACGATGATATTATtcatataattctttataaattTGTTCTATTCACAATGCGAATGGTGTTAATATTAAAACCGTAACACGAGTGATGATAACGTTAAAAATTCTTGAACACTCGTTGAAGATTCTACTACTATCCTGCAATAGCAATGTTCCTCACCACTCATAATAAAGCAGATGGTGATGTTTCCATTTATTATCACATGATGATGCTGTTACTGCTAGCATTTTCAAGAAAAACGATGATATTATtcatataattctttataaattTGTTCTATTCACAATGCGAATGGTGATAATATTAAAACCGTAACACGAGTGATGATAACGTTAAAAATTCTTGAACATTCTTAATAATAAGTTGGAGAATCTACTACTATCCTGCAATAGCGATGTTCCTCACCACTCATAATAAAGCAAATGGTGgtgttttcatttattattattaatatacgtTTGGGAATGCTTCTGTCTGAATGATGTCTTATAATATCAGGTTATATCCAACCAAATACTGAAGCATAGTTCTTATGCATTTGTTTTGATTTCCGATGCTGTGCTACTAAGAGTCTTTCAACTAACATAGCTTTCGGATCGACGGGTGTAGCGCAAAATACTCAcagcttttttttcaaaatatggaTAAAGGAAGTTTGGTTCTTGCCATATTTAAAGTGAGTATATTTCATCTGATCTATTATCTTTTCCttctttgaattttttttatacttgttttcCTCCGATcttcgaattttgaatttggttttGTTCCAGGAGTGGCTCCGAGAGCAGTATCAAGCTGCTGGAAGACTCGTGCGCCGTGAGCGGGCAATAGCGCGCAAGGAAAGGTTAGAAAACGATCCTTGGAAGGATGAGAGTCTCCAGATTGATCGGATGTTTTCGGAGCCATATCTGCTAATTTATGATGGGTATTTAGCACACGGAGTTTACCTGACATCGGGTGTCTGGGTATCCGGAGGTTGTCGAGTGCGACCTGCGGGCGAGAGTGATGAGGAGA from Choristoneura fumiferana unplaced genomic scaffold, NRCan_CFum_1 Sck3bRy_62;HRSCAF=236_pilon, whole genome shotgun sequence encodes:
- the LOC141445222 gene encoding uncharacterized protein, whose product is MDKGSLVLAIFKEWLREQYQAAGRLVRRERAIARKERLENDPWKDESLQIDRMFSEPYLLIYDGYLAHGVYLTSGVWVSGGCRVRPAGESDEESDEESDDGFELYS